One window from the genome of Pararhizobium gei encodes:
- the aceA gene encoding isocitrate lyase: protein MTDFYKLVPKAPQGRFDGIDRPYTADDVTRLRGSVQINHTLAEMGAIRLWQLIHEEDFVNALGALSGNQAMQMVRAGLKAIYLSGWQVAADANTASAMYPDQSLYPANAAPELAKRINRTLQRADQIETSEGKGLSVETWFAPIVADAEAGFGGPLNAFEIMKAFIEAGAAGVHYEDQLASEKKCGHLGGKVLIPTAAHIRNLNAARLAADVMGTPTLVIARTDAEAAKLLTSDIDERDQPFVDYDAGRTVEGFYQVKNGIEPCIARAVAYAPNCDLIWCETSKPDLEQARKFAEGVHKVHPGKLLAYNCSPSFNWKKNLDDATIAKFQRELGAMGYKFQFITLAGFHQLNFGMFELARGYKDRQMAAYSELQEAEFAAEVNGYTATKHQREVGTGYFDAVSMAITGGKSSTTAMHESTEHDQFRPAAE, encoded by the coding sequence ATGACTGATTTTTACAAACTGGTTCCTAAGGCACCGCAGGGCCGTTTCGACGGCATTGATCGTCCCTATACAGCCGACGATGTCACGCGCTTGCGCGGCTCTGTCCAGATCAATCACACGTTGGCGGAAATGGGCGCGATCCGGCTTTGGCAGCTCATTCACGAGGAGGATTTCGTGAATGCGCTGGGCGCGCTCTCCGGTAACCAGGCGATGCAGATGGTCCGCGCCGGGCTGAAGGCGATTTATTTGTCCGGCTGGCAGGTCGCCGCCGATGCCAATACGGCGTCCGCCATGTATCCGGACCAGTCGCTTTATCCCGCGAACGCCGCACCGGAACTTGCCAAGCGCATCAACCGCACACTCCAGCGCGCCGACCAGATCGAAACTTCGGAAGGCAAGGGCCTCTCCGTCGAGACATGGTTCGCGCCGATCGTCGCCGATGCCGAGGCAGGCTTTGGCGGGCCGCTCAACGCTTTCGAGATCATGAAGGCCTTCATCGAGGCGGGCGCTGCCGGCGTTCACTACGAGGATCAGCTCGCTTCGGAGAAGAAATGCGGCCATCTCGGCGGCAAGGTTCTGATCCCGACGGCGGCGCATATCCGCAACCTCAACGCCGCGCGCCTGGCAGCCGACGTCATGGGTACGCCGACATTGGTCATCGCCCGCACCGACGCGGAAGCCGCCAAGCTTTTGACCTCTGACATCGACGAGCGCGACCAGCCTTTCGTCGATTACGATGCCGGCCGCACGGTGGAGGGCTTTTATCAGGTGAAGAACGGCATCGAGCCCTGCATCGCCCGTGCCGTCGCCTATGCACCGAACTGCGACCTGATCTGGTGCGAAACCTCGAAGCCCGACCTGGAACAGGCCCGCAAATTCGCCGAAGGCGTCCATAAGGTCCATCCGGGCAAGCTGCTCGCCTATAATTGCTCGCCGTCGTTCAACTGGAAGAAGAACCTCGACGATGCGACGATCGCCAAGTTCCAGCGCGAGCTGGGCGCCATGGGCTACAAGTTCCAGTTCATCACGCTTGCCGGCTTCCACCAGCTGAACTTCGGCATGTTCGAATTGGCGCGCGGCTACAAGGATCGCCAAATGGCGGCCTATTCGGAGCTGCAGGAAGCGGAATTCGCCGCCGAGGTCAACGGCTACACGGCGACCAAGCATCAGCGCGAAGTCGGCACCGGCTATTTCGATGCAGTCTCGATGGCGATCACCGGCGGCAAGTCCTCGACGACAGCCATGCACGAATCGACCGAGCACGACCAGTTCCGCCCTGCGGCGGAGTAA
- a CDS encoding acetoacetate--CoA ligase produces MQIDRPLWTPSSEFIAQTPMKAFIDWCEQRFSKNFSDYDAFHAWSVAERGDFWTAVWEHCGVIGDRGEPALIHGDRMLEARFFPDATLNFAENLLYHTGAVDALVFRGEDRAQSRMSRDELRTLVSRLQQAMTSAGIGKGDRVAAMMPNMPETIALMLATASIGAIWSSCSPDFGEQGVLDRFGQIEPKLFIACDAYWYAGKRQDVSSKVQAVAKRLGVPALIIPYAGDADALAASIDGGKTLQSFIASFTGKSLDFVRLPFAHPLCVLFSSGTTGVPKCIVHSAGGTLLQHLKEHRFHCGLREGEKLFYFTTCGWMMWNWLVSGLALGTTLCLYDGSPFHPDGNVLFDYARDEQFAVFGTSAKYIDSLRKGGFTPVSTHDLTALRLLTSTGSPLSPEGFSFVYEGIKPDIHLASVSGGTDIVSCFVLGNPLKPVWRGEIQGPGLGLAMDVWNDEGDPVRQEKGELVCTKAFPSMPVMFWNDPDGAKYTAAYFERFDNVWCHGDFAEWTEHGGIVIHGRSDATLNPGGVRIGTAEIYNQVEQMDEVEEAICIGQDWNDDVRVILFVRLPNGGQLTDDLVKAIKTRIRTGASPRHVPAKIIAVADIPRTKSGKIVELAVREMVHGRAVKNKEVLANPEALDLYANLPELRL; encoded by the coding sequence GTGCAAATTGACCGGCCTCTTTGGACGCCATCGTCCGAATTTATCGCGCAGACACCGATGAAGGCGTTCATCGACTGGTGCGAGCAGCGCTTCTCGAAAAACTTTTCCGACTATGATGCTTTCCACGCCTGGTCGGTGGCGGAGCGGGGCGATTTCTGGACCGCGGTCTGGGAGCATTGTGGCGTCATCGGTGACCGTGGCGAGCCTGCGCTCATTCACGGCGACCGGATGCTGGAGGCACGTTTTTTCCCGGATGCGACGTTGAATTTCGCGGAAAACCTCCTTTACCACACTGGAGCCGTCGATGCGCTTGTGTTCCGCGGCGAGGACAGGGCGCAGTCGCGCATGTCGCGGGATGAACTGAGGACGCTGGTTTCCCGTTTGCAGCAGGCCATGACATCTGCCGGAATCGGCAAGGGCGACCGTGTGGCTGCGATGATGCCGAACATGCCCGAAACGATCGCTCTGATGCTCGCAACCGCGTCGATCGGAGCGATCTGGTCTTCCTGCTCTCCTGATTTCGGCGAGCAAGGCGTGCTGGACCGTTTCGGACAGATCGAGCCGAAGCTGTTCATTGCCTGCGACGCCTACTGGTATGCCGGCAAGCGGCAGGATGTTTCCTCCAAGGTTCAGGCCGTGGCGAAGCGGCTTGGTGTGCCTGCCCTGATCATTCCCTATGCCGGCGATGCGGATGCCCTGGCCGCATCAATCGACGGCGGCAAGACCCTCCAATCCTTCATTGCGTCCTTCACCGGAAAATCCCTCGACTTCGTCCGCCTGCCATTCGCGCATCCGCTCTGTGTTCTCTTCTCTTCGGGAACCACCGGCGTTCCGAAATGCATCGTGCATTCAGCCGGCGGCACCCTGTTGCAGCATCTGAAGGAGCATCGGTTCCATTGCGGTCTGAGAGAGGGCGAAAAGCTCTTCTATTTCACCACCTGCGGCTGGATGATGTGGAACTGGCTGGTCTCCGGCCTGGCGCTGGGGACAACGCTTTGCCTGTACGATGGCTCGCCGTTCCACCCTGATGGCAATGTCCTGTTCGACTACGCCCGGGACGAGCAGTTTGCGGTTTTCGGCACCTCCGCCAAATATATAGACAGCCTGCGCAAGGGTGGGTTTACGCCGGTGTCAACGCACGACCTGACCGCGCTCCGGCTTCTGACATCGACAGGCTCGCCCCTTTCGCCTGAAGGCTTTTCCTTTGTCTATGAGGGCATCAAGCCGGATATCCATCTGGCTTCGGTTTCAGGCGGGACGGATATCGTCTCCTGCTTCGTCCTCGGCAATCCGCTGAAGCCGGTCTGGCGAGGTGAAATACAGGGGCCGGGCCTTGGCCTCGCCATGGACGTCTGGAACGATGAGGGGGATCCCGTGCGTCAGGAAAAGGGCGAACTCGTTTGTACGAAGGCCTTTCCCTCGATGCCTGTCATGTTCTGGAATGATCCGGACGGCGCCAAATACACGGCCGCCTATTTCGAGCGCTTCGACAATGTCTGGTGTCACGGCGATTTCGCAGAATGGACCGAGCATGGCGGCATCGTCATACACGGGCGGTCCGACGCGACGCTTAATCCCGGCGGCGTACGCATCGGCACTGCGGAAATCTACAACCAGGTCGAGCAGATGGACGAGGTGGAAGAGGCCATCTGTATCGGTCAGGACTGGAACGATGACGTCCGCGTCATCCTCTTCGTGCGCCTGCCGAACGGTGGTCAGTTGACCGACGATCTCGTCAAGGCGATTAAGACGCGGATCCGCACGGGTGCCTCGCCGCGTCATGTGCCGGCAAAGATCATCGCCGTCGCCGACATTCCGCGCACCAAGTCCGGGAAAATCGTGGAACTGGCCGTCCGCGAGATGGTGCATGGCCGTGCGGTGAAGAACAAGGAGGTCCTGGCCAATCCCGAAGCGCTCGATCTCTATGCCAACCTTCCGGAACTGAGACTGTGA
- a CDS encoding SMc00767 family acetate metabolism repressor — protein sequence MTVQAPIKTQVKERAEEQSSAMTPEQQAMIRMVANDLHRLNHAVMKAVDAGVSVELVRSARHHGGEGNWGDLLIPVIVTQGRG from the coding sequence ATGACAGTCCAGGCCCCTATCAAGACCCAGGTCAAGGAACGCGCCGAGGAACAGTCCTCCGCCATGACACCGGAACAGCAGGCGATGATCCGCATGGTGGCCAATGATCTGCACAGACTCAATCATGCGGTCATGAAGGCCGTGGATGCAGGCGTTTCCGTCGAGCTTGTGCGTTCGGCACGACACCATGGTGGCGAGGGAAACTGGGGCGATCTGCTGATCCCCGTCATTGTGACGCAGGGCCGCGGCTGA
- a CDS encoding ABC transporter permease subunit: protein MTKLGSALFNRLVIVIPYAWLTIFFLLPFIIVLRISLSETAIAMPPYVPVFNVADGISGLLDKIGQLSISNYLFLASDSLYTNAYISSLKIAIISTIVTLMIAYPVAYGMAKAPGSIRPTLLMLVILPFWTSFLIRVYAWIAILKPEGLLNQLLLTLGLIDQPLIILNTNWAIYIGIVYSYLPFMVLPIYSSLEKMDHSLTEAAQDLGCTPARAFWRVTFPLSMPGVIAGCMLVFIPAVGEFVIPDLLGGSETLMIGKTLWNEFNSNRDWPVSAAVATILLLILVVPIMFFQHAQAKADGEGR from the coding sequence ATGACGAAACTCGGTTCCGCACTCTTCAACCGGCTGGTCATCGTCATCCCCTATGCCTGGCTGACGATTTTCTTTCTGCTTCCGTTCATCATCGTCCTCAGAATTTCGCTGTCCGAAACGGCGATCGCCATGCCGCCTTACGTGCCGGTTTTCAATGTGGCGGATGGAATTTCGGGGCTCCTGGACAAGATTGGCCAGTTGTCGATCTCGAACTATCTCTTTCTCGCCAGCGATTCGCTTTACACGAACGCCTATATTTCCAGTCTTAAAATCGCGATCATCTCCACGATCGTCACGTTGATGATCGCCTATCCGGTTGCCTATGGCATGGCCAAGGCACCGGGCTCGATCCGCCCGACCTTGCTGATGCTGGTGATCCTGCCGTTCTGGACCAGCTTCCTCATTCGCGTCTATGCCTGGATCGCCATTCTCAAGCCGGAGGGCCTGCTCAATCAGCTTCTCCTGACGCTGGGTCTGATCGACCAGCCGCTGATCATCCTCAACACCAACTGGGCGATCTATATCGGCATCGTCTATTCCTATCTGCCCTTCATGGTTCTGCCGATCTATTCGTCGCTCGAAAAGATGGATCACAGCCTGACTGAGGCTGCGCAGGATCTCGGCTGCACGCCGGCACGCGCCTTCTGGCGCGTGACCTTTCCGCTGTCGATGCCGGGTGTGATCGCAGGCTGCATGCTCGTCTTCATCCCGGCCGTCGGCGAATTCGTCATTCCGGATCTGCTCGGCGGATCGGAAACGCTGATGATCGGCAAGACGCTCTGGAACGAGTTCAATTCCAACCGCGACTGGCCGGTTTCAGCCGCGGTGGCGACGATCCTGCTGCTCATTCTCGTGGTGCCGATCATGTTTTTCCAGCACGCCCAAGCCAAGGCCGACGGGGAGGGTAGATAA
- a CDS encoding methyl-accepting chemotaxis protein, giving the protein MFRFFHSSVVTQLVIITLGLIFLSIATIAVSLNYNLRSNVMTDASQDARDASLAMAELYTLKISDAKIEVRDGVLSKVTQDRIAALPDHELVDRTAETIGGVATIFDKQGADYVRVSTNVKKENGDRAVGTKLAVDHPAQAALAKGEAYYGPAVLFGRDFITGYFPVKDAAGVNVGMLFIGIPTEVYFTKINDLQYLILAIGTGVMIVMGILAYIAVRASMRPLSILTGSVETISAGNLDVSVPYLVKKNEFGGIARALAVFRENALSKRHMEVEGEKHRLETDQERTRRDVEKREMDGQIEFAVNALADGLGRLSKGDLTRQIDTPFVGRLEQLRTDFNSSLTRLRETLSHIRDNAQEIQRNGGRMLSSADALSKRTEAQAASLEETAAAVEEITVTVKSSSGRAQETNRAVAETKRSADSSAGVVSNAIAAMGRIEDASREIEQIIEVIDDIAFQTNLLALNAGIEAARAGDAGKGFAVVAQEVRELAQRSATAAREIKTLIEKSTSEVSTGSALVQETGTVLASISTQIMAISQNVEMIATASRDQSAALQEVNTSVNQMDQMTQQNAAMVADTTNASRELAGEADMLMSLVEQFKISADRGNDRLSRAA; this is encoded by the coding sequence ATGTTCCGTTTTTTCCATTCTTCCGTCGTTACGCAGTTGGTCATCATCACGCTCGGTCTGATCTTCCTCAGCATTGCGACGATCGCAGTCTCCCTGAATTATAACTTGCGCAGCAATGTCATGACAGACGCGTCGCAGGATGCCCGCGATGCCAGTCTTGCCATGGCCGAGCTTTATACCTTGAAAATTTCCGATGCGAAAATCGAGGTGAGGGACGGCGTGCTTTCTAAGGTCACGCAGGACAGGATTGCCGCCCTTCCTGATCATGAGCTTGTAGATCGCACGGCGGAAACGATTGGCGGTGTTGCAACGATTTTTGACAAGCAGGGAGCCGACTATGTTCGTGTCTCGACGAATGTGAAAAAGGAAAACGGTGATCGCGCCGTCGGCACCAAGCTCGCCGTTGATCACCCGGCGCAGGCGGCCCTTGCGAAGGGAGAGGCCTATTACGGCCCAGCAGTGCTGTTTGGGCGTGATTTCATCACCGGTTATTTCCCGGTCAAGGATGCTGCGGGCGTCAATGTCGGCATGCTGTTCATCGGCATCCCAACGGAAGTTTATTTCACCAAGATCAATGACTTGCAGTATCTGATCCTGGCCATCGGAACGGGCGTGATGATCGTTATGGGCATTCTTGCCTATATCGCCGTGCGCGCATCGATGCGGCCGCTGAGCATTCTCACCGGCTCGGTCGAGACCATTTCCGCTGGAAATCTCGACGTCTCCGTGCCGTATCTCGTCAAGAAGAACGAGTTCGGCGGCATCGCCCGTGCGCTTGCCGTCTTCCGCGAAAATGCCTTGTCGAAGCGGCATATGGAGGTCGAAGGCGAAAAGCACCGGCTTGAAACAGACCAGGAACGCACACGCCGGGATGTGGAAAAACGTGAGATGGATGGCCAGATCGAGTTTGCGGTGAACGCGCTTGCAGATGGCCTTGGCCGCCTGTCCAAGGGCGATCTGACACGCCAGATCGATACGCCCTTCGTTGGCCGCCTTGAGCAGTTGCGCACCGACTTCAACAGCTCACTGACGCGCCTGCGAGAAACCTTGTCCCACATTCGCGACAATGCCCAGGAAATCCAGCGCAATGGCGGCCGCATGCTGTCGTCTGCAGACGCCCTGTCGAAACGCACTGAAGCGCAGGCTGCGTCGCTTGAAGAAACGGCGGCAGCCGTTGAAGAGATTACGGTTACCGTCAAATCCTCCTCGGGACGTGCGCAGGAAACCAACCGCGCTGTCGCTGAGACCAAGAGGAGCGCGGACAGTTCGGCCGGTGTCGTCTCCAACGCCATTGCAGCGATGGGCAGAATCGAGGACGCCTCGCGTGAGATTGAGCAGATCATCGAGGTTATCGACGATATTGCCTTTCAGACAAACCTTCTGGCGTTGAATGCTGGGATCGAGGCTGCCCGCGCCGGCGATGCAGGCAAGGGTTTTGCCGTCGTTGCGCAGGAAGTTCGCGAACTGGCGCAGCGTTCGGCTACGGCCGCCCGTGAAATCAAGACGCTGATCGAGAAATCCACCAGCGAAGTCAGCACCGGTTCGGCCCTCGTGCAGGAAACCGGAACCGTGCTTGCCTCGATCAGCACGCAAATCATGGCTATCAGCCAGAATGTTGAAATGATCGCGACTGCAAGCCGCGATCAGTCCGCCGCGCTGCAGGAGGTCAACACATCTGTCAACCAGATGGATCAGATGACTCAGCAGAATGCCGCCATGGTGGCCGATACGACCAATGCCAGCCGTGAACTGGCAGGTGAGGCCGATATGCTGATGAGCCTGGTGGAGCAGTTCAAGATCAGCGCGGACAGAGGCAACGATCGCCTGTCGAGAGCTGCCTGA
- a CDS encoding helix-turn-helix domain-containing protein produces MAENKIFAGPRVRRIRNTLSLTQTAMAEALGISPSYLNLIERNQRPLTVQLLLKLASVYKVDLDELQGEASGSVAQLREMFSDPLLAGELPGDQELIEVAEAAPNAASGVLKLYRAYREQSARLKDLSSLLSGEGHIAALSDARLPMDEVRECLEARPGHFARIDEEAEALHVRLSPGDEPAGALKGWLRREHGLFVRTLPVHVMPGLRRRFDRHSMRLFLSERLSQQDQLREIAIEVAQIAFPEAIAAELADLALSSNEARRIARFELTRYAAHAIMMPYAAFLSAAQRAKYDLDVLAARFQVSFEQVASRLVTLQRPGAVGVPFFLMEIDHAGNRLRKAGAQGFPQARFAGNCPKLNIHAAFLQAGQILADHFEIFGGGEFLVIARTANGPRADFQERIRRTAILLGCDAVHAAETVYGAASLPHVAGGTACRLCERRSCLARAEPPVTRPLGLDEMVAGLSAFDFQ; encoded by the coding sequence ATGGCCGAAAACAAAATATTTGCCGGCCCGCGTGTCCGGCGTATTCGCAACACTCTTTCCCTGACCCAGACGGCGATGGCGGAGGCGCTTGGCATTTCTCCCTCCTACCTCAATCTGATCGAACGCAATCAGCGACCCCTGACGGTACAGTTGCTGCTCAAGCTCGCTTCCGTTTACAAGGTGGATCTTGACGAGCTTCAGGGCGAAGCGTCCGGCAGCGTGGCTCAGTTGCGCGAAATGTTTTCCGATCCGCTGCTGGCAGGGGAGCTGCCCGGCGATCAGGAACTGATCGAGGTGGCCGAGGCAGCGCCCAATGCCGCATCGGGTGTCTTGAAACTCTATCGTGCCTATCGCGAGCAATCCGCGCGCCTGAAGGATCTCAGCAGTCTTCTGTCGGGCGAAGGCCATATTGCGGCCTTGTCGGATGCCCGTCTGCCGATGGATGAGGTGCGCGAATGCCTGGAGGCACGGCCCGGTCACTTCGCCCGGATCGATGAGGAGGCCGAAGCCCTCCATGTGCGGCTGTCACCCGGCGACGAACCTGCCGGTGCGTTGAAGGGCTGGCTGCGCCGCGAACACGGGCTCTTTGTCCGCACACTTCCCGTGCATGTCATGCCCGGACTGCGCCGCCGCTTCGACCGGCACTCCATGCGGCTGTTCCTGTCCGAAAGGCTGTCGCAACAGGATCAACTGCGTGAAATCGCAATCGAGGTGGCGCAGATCGCATTCCCGGAGGCAATCGCCGCTGAACTTGCGGATCTGGCATTGTCTTCGAATGAAGCGCGGCGGATCGCCCGGTTCGAACTCACACGCTACGCCGCCCATGCGATTATGATGCCCTATGCCGCTTTTCTGTCGGCCGCCCAGCGGGCAAAATACGATCTGGACGTTCTGGCCGCCCGGTTCCAGGTCTCTTTCGAGCAGGTGGCGAGCCGGCTGGTGACGCTGCAGCGGCCGGGCGCCGTCGGTGTGCCCTTTTTCCTGATGGAGATCGATCATGCCGGAAACCGGCTGCGCAAGGCAGGCGCGCAGGGCTTTCCGCAAGCACGTTTCGCGGGCAACTGTCCAAAGCTGAACATTCATGCGGCCTTTCTGCAGGCCGGGCAGATTCTGGCCGATCATTTCGAAATCTTCGGGGGTGGGGAGTTTCTGGTGATCGCCCGAACCGCCAATGGCCCACGCGCCGATTTTCAGGAGCGGATCCGGCGCACGGCCATTCTTTTGGGCTGCGATGCTGTCCATGCGGCGGAGACCGTCTATGGAGCGGCGTCTTTACCGCATGTGGCCGGCGGTACGGCCTGCAGGTTATGTGAACGCCGGAGCTGTCTGGCGCGGGCCGAGCCGCCGGTGACGCGTCCCCTGGGACTTGACGAAATGGTCGCCGGTCTGAGTGCTTTCGATTTTCAGTAG
- a CDS encoding ABC transporter permease, with translation MVKWSRFNIASIVFGFAFLYFPIVLLVIFSFNESKLVTVWAGFSTKWYVQLLHNQALLDAAWVTVRVGLISATIATVLGTLAALAMTRYTQFRGRMLFSGMIYAPLVMPEVITGLSMLLLFVAIGFDRGFWTLTLAHITFTMCFVAVVVQSRLLSFDRSIEEAAMDLGATPVTTFLHVTLPVIAPAVFSGWVLAFTLSLDDLVISNFTSGPGATTLPMKIYSQVRLGVTPEINAVCTILIGIVALGVLIASIVTRRRELQRVKDEQAAFAH, from the coding sequence ATGGTCAAATGGTCCCGCTTCAACATTGCCTCGATCGTCTTCGGCTTCGCCTTTCTCTACTTCCCGATCGTGCTGCTCGTCATTTTCTCCTTCAATGAGTCCAAGCTGGTCACCGTCTGGGCCGGGTTCTCGACCAAATGGTACGTGCAGTTGCTTCACAATCAGGCCCTGCTCGATGCCGCCTGGGTGACGGTACGCGTCGGCCTGATTTCGGCAACGATCGCCACGGTGCTGGGAACGCTGGCTGCCCTTGCGATGACGCGCTACACGCAGTTTCGGGGCCGCATGCTGTTTTCGGGAATGATCTACGCGCCGCTTGTCATGCCGGAGGTCATCACTGGTTTGTCGATGTTGCTGCTTTTTGTCGCCATCGGCTTTGATCGCGGCTTCTGGACGCTGACGCTTGCCCACATAACTTTCACCATGTGCTTCGTTGCCGTCGTCGTTCAGTCCCGTCTTTTAAGCTTTGACCGGTCGATCGAGGAGGCGGCCATGGATCTCGGCGCAACACCGGTGACCACGTTTCTGCATGTGACCCTTCCGGTCATCGCTCCCGCGGTCTTTTCCGGCTGGGTGCTCGCCTTCACCCTGTCGCTGGACGATCTGGTCATCTCGAACTTTACCTCTGGGCCGGGCGCGACCACCCTGCCGATGAAAATCTACAGCCAGGTCAGGTTGGGCGTCACGCCGGAAATAAACGCCGTCTGCACCATCCTGATCGGCATCGTCGCCCTCGGCGTGCTGATTGCATCCATCGTCACCCGCCGCCGCGAATTGCAGCGCGTCAAGGATGAGCAGGCGGCATTCGCTCACTGA
- a CDS encoding ABC transporter ATP-binding protein — MKSLGSIRRSFAPWADPASVPYISFRNVTKKFGDFVAVDDLSLNIYPREFFALLGASGCGKSTLLRMLAGFEQPTSGDIVLDGQSLAGIPPYRRPVNMMFQSYALFPHMTVENNIAFGLKQDGMPKSDIAERVDQMLKLVKLDKFAKRKPHQLSGGQRQRVALARSLAKRPKVLLLDEPLGALDKKLREETQFELMDLQQQLGLTFVVVTHDQEEAMTMADRIAVMAHGKVIQVATPPEIYEAPNSRFVADFIGDVNIFDGTVAAAGNGTVDIATQAGFTVRVATTEAPAVGAKAGFAVRPEKIRISRDQPAGAPLNAVEGEIWDIGYLGDMTVFHVRLTDGTVIKASSLNAVRAVDDPLGYEQQVWVSFDENAGVVLKD, encoded by the coding sequence ATGAAGTCACTCGGCAGTATCCGGCGTTCCTTTGCCCCCTGGGCGGACCCGGCCTCGGTACCTTATATTTCATTCAGGAACGTCACGAAGAAGTTCGGCGATTTCGTCGCTGTTGATGATCTCTCGCTGAATATCTACCCGAGGGAATTCTTCGCCCTGCTTGGGGCGTCCGGCTGCGGAAAATCGACCCTGCTCAGGATGCTGGCCGGCTTCGAGCAGCCGACCTCCGGCGACATCGTCCTCGACGGGCAGAGCCTCGCGGGTATTCCGCCGTACCGGCGGCCGGTCAATATGATGTTCCAGTCCTATGCCCTGTTCCCGCATATGACGGTGGAGAACAACATTGCCTTCGGCCTGAAGCAGGATGGGATGCCGAAATCGGATATTGCCGAGCGCGTCGATCAGATGCTGAAGCTCGTGAAGCTCGACAAATTCGCCAAGCGCAAGCCGCACCAGCTGTCCGGCGGCCAGCGGCAGCGCGTGGCGCTGGCCCGCTCGCTTGCCAAGCGGCCGAAGGTGCTTCTGCTCGACGAACCGCTCGGCGCGCTCGACAAGAAGCTGCGCGAGGAGACGCAGTTCGAGCTGATGGACCTGCAGCAGCAGCTCGGCCTCACCTTCGTCGTCGTCACGCACGATCAGGAAGAGGCCATGACCATGGCCGACCGTATCGCTGTCATGGCACATGGCAAGGTGATCCAGGTCGCGACACCGCCGGAAATTTATGAGGCGCCGAATTCGCGCTTCGTTGCCGATTTCATCGGGGACGTGAACATCTTCGATGGAACCGTCGCGGCGGCTGGAAACGGCACGGTCGATATCGCCACGCAGGCCGGGTTCACCGTCCGTGTCGCCACCACCGAGGCTCCGGCCGTCGGTGCCAAGGCAGGCTTTGCCGTTCGTCCGGAAAAGATCCGGATTAGCCGCGACCAGCCCGCCGGTGCGCCCCTCAATGCGGTGGAGGGCGAGATCTGGGATATCGGTTATCTCGGCGACATGACGGTCTTCCATGTCAGGCTGACGGACGGGACGGTGATCAAGGCATCGTCGCTGAACGCGGTGCGCGCCGTCGATGATCCGCTGGGCTACGAGCAGCAGGTCTGGGTTTCCTTCGATGAAAATGCCGGCGTCGTTTTGAAGGATTGA
- a CDS encoding polyamine ABC transporter substrate-binding protein has protein sequence MSRMITAAFATLLLSGAATVAFAQERVVNVYNWSDYIDATVLEDFTKETGIKVVYDVFDSNEILETKLLAGGTGYDVVVPTATFLQRQIAAGVFQKLDKSKLPNLSNMWDEITTRVGTYDPGNEYAIDYMWGTTGVGYNVEKVKQILGTDEKPTWDVLFKPEIAAKFKDCGIHILDSPTDVLPSVLAYLGLNPDSHAPEDLAKAEEALTAVRPYIRKFHSSEYINALANGDICLALGYSGDVFQARDRAAEAKAGVTVDYSIPASGAQMWFDVMAIPADAPHVAEAHEFLNYMMKPEVIAKASDVVFYANGNKASQQFISKEVMDDTAIYPPEDVMKKLFTVTPFDAKSQRVLTRMWTKVVTGQ, from the coding sequence ATGTCGAGAATGATTACTGCCGCTTTTGCCACACTTCTCCTCAGCGGTGCGGCTACTGTGGCTTTCGCTCAGGAGCGGGTGGTCAATGTCTACAATTGGTCGGACTATATCGACGCCACCGTCCTTGAGGATTTTACCAAAGAAACCGGCATCAAGGTCGTCTACGACGTGTTCGATTCCAACGAAATTCTCGAAACCAAGCTTCTGGCCGGCGGAACGGGTTATGACGTTGTCGTGCCCACGGCCACGTTTCTGCAGCGGCAGATCGCCGCCGGCGTGTTCCAGAAGCTCGACAAGTCGAAGCTGCCGAACCTGTCCAATATGTGGGACGAAATCACCACGCGCGTTGGCACCTACGATCCGGGCAACGAATATGCAATCGACTATATGTGGGGCACGACCGGCGTCGGCTATAATGTCGAGAAGGTGAAGCAGATCCTCGGCACGGACGAGAAGCCGACCTGGGACGTTCTCTTCAAGCCGGAGATCGCCGCCAAATTCAAGGATTGCGGTATCCATATTCTTGATTCGCCGACAGATGTCCTCCCCAGCGTGCTCGCCTATCTCGGCCTTAATCCGGACAGCCATGCGCCGGAAGATCTGGCCAAGGCCGAGGAAGCGCTGACGGCGGTACGGCCCTATATCCGCAAGTTCCATTCGTCCGAATATATCAACGCGCTGGCAAACGGCGATATTTGCCTGGCGCTTGGCTATTCCGGCGATGTTTTCCAGGCGCGCGACCGGGCTGCAGAAGCCAAGGCAGGCGTGACGGTCGACTATTCCATCCCGGCGTCCGGCGCGCAGATGTGGTTCGACGTCATGGCCATCCCGGCAGATGCGCCCCATGTCGCCGAAGCCCATGAGTTTCTAAACTACATGATGAAACCGGAAGTCATCGCCAAGGCAAGCGACGTGGTGTTCTACGCCAATGGCAACAAGGCCTCGCAACAGTTCATCAGCAAGGAAGTGATGGATGACACGGCCATCTATCCGCCTGAAGATGTGATGAAGAAGCTCTTCACCGTCACGCCATTCGACGCCAAGTCGCAGCGCGTCCTGACGCGCATGTGGACCAAGGTGGTCACCGGCCAGTAA